The proteins below come from a single Streptomyces sp. B3I8 genomic window:
- a CDS encoding TOMM precursor leader peptide-binding protein — MHPMVKPALRRGWRDLNTVQFGMAPAHAMVVGPVDTATGSLLSLLDGTRSLPLLRDESRRMGLPDGHVDTLVSRLSASGLLDDATGGGPKAAELREKKEVLDRLRPDLASLSLVAREPGAGLSRLAARRALRVQVRGAGRVGVVLASLLAGAGVGEVDVRDIGRVEPWDVAPGGLPAESVGERRDEAARRAVRRAAPEPPGRRAAGSRTDGATDPGLSLVVLTPRDGLAVHAPDPAATEPLLASGTPHLYAGVVEGTGVVGPLVLPGETACAGCLDRHRSDRDETWPRLVAQWRSGRPRQGQACDLALASAVASLAAGHALAFLDGQSPASAGARWEASVPRLDWHARPVWAHPGCLCGAARRDDAEKVEKGNRDQNAEDGGSRATMAVRQSSPEVSRKAPATRLSRTWRAHV; from the coding sequence ATGCATCCGATGGTGAAGCCCGCGCTGCGGCGCGGCTGGCGGGATCTGAACACCGTGCAGTTCGGGATGGCTCCCGCGCACGCCATGGTGGTGGGACCGGTCGACACGGCGACGGGCAGTCTGCTGAGTCTGCTCGACGGCACCAGGAGCCTGCCCCTGCTGCGGGACGAGAGCCGGCGGATGGGGCTGCCGGACGGCCATGTGGACACGCTGGTGTCACGGCTGTCCGCGTCGGGTCTGCTGGACGACGCGACGGGCGGCGGTCCAAAGGCCGCCGAGCTCCGGGAGAAGAAGGAAGTCCTGGACCGACTCCGTCCCGACCTCGCCTCCCTGTCGCTCGTCGCCCGTGAGCCGGGCGCCGGACTCAGCCGGCTCGCCGCCCGCCGCGCCCTGCGGGTGCAGGTCAGAGGCGCCGGTCGGGTCGGCGTCGTGCTGGCCTCGTTGCTCGCCGGCGCGGGGGTGGGTGAGGTCGATGTGCGGGACATCGGCCGGGTCGAGCCGTGGGACGTGGCGCCGGGCGGGCTCCCGGCGGAGTCGGTCGGCGAACGCCGTGACGAGGCGGCCCGCAGGGCGGTGCGCCGGGCCGCTCCCGAGCCTCCGGGCCGCCGGGCGGCCGGCTCACGGACCGACGGCGCGACCGACCCCGGTCTGAGCCTGGTGGTGCTCACTCCGCGCGACGGTCTCGCCGTCCACGCCCCCGATCCGGCCGCCACCGAGCCGCTGCTCGCCTCCGGGACGCCCCATCTGTACGCCGGGGTTGTCGAGGGCACGGGGGTGGTCGGGCCGCTCGTACTCCCCGGGGAGACCGCCTGCGCGGGCTGCCTGGACCGACACCGCTCCGACCGTGACGAGACCTGGCCGCGGCTGGTCGCCCAATGGCGCTCGGGGCGCCCCCGTCAAGGACAGGCCTGCGATCTCGCGCTGGCCTCAGCCGTCGCGTCGCTCGCCGCCGGACACGCGCTCGCATTCCTCGACGGTCAGTCCCCGGCGAGCGCCGGCGCCCGCTGGGAGGCCTCGGTGCCCCGGCTCGACTGGCACGCGCGTCCGGTGTGGGCCCATCCCGGATGCCTCTGCGGCGCGGCGCGGCGCGACGACGCGGAAAAGGTGGAGAAAGGTAACAGGGATCAGAACGCAGAGGACGGCGGGTCACGCGCGACAATGGCGGTGCGGCAGTCGTCGCCGGAGGTGTCCCGCAAGGCCCCGGCGACACGGCTGTCCAGGACTTGGAGGGCGCATGTCTGA
- a CDS encoding M48 family metallopeptidase, with translation MPADPPHRAAEAQRTTTSPPQGDRALSAIEVRRSARRRRTVSAYREGDRTVVLIPARMSEAEEQRWVTVMLEKLAAQENRRRLGDAELTERAARLSAQYFEGRARPATVRWVTNQNTRWGSCTPAEGSIRLSHRLRDMPEYVVDYVLLHELAHLLVPGHGPRFWRLLEAYPRTERARGYLEGVVAAGRLPHQPEPPGEQVRGDA, from the coding sequence GTGCCCGCCGATCCACCGCACCGCGCAGCCGAAGCACAGCGCACCACGACGAGCCCGCCGCAGGGCGACCGGGCGCTGAGCGCGATCGAGGTCCGCCGGAGCGCGCGACGGCGCAGAACGGTCTCCGCGTACCGCGAGGGTGATCGCACCGTCGTGCTCATCCCCGCCCGGATGTCCGAGGCGGAGGAGCAGCGCTGGGTCACCGTCATGCTGGAGAAACTGGCCGCCCAGGAGAACAGACGCCGATTGGGCGACGCCGAACTGACGGAGCGCGCCGCGCGGCTGTCGGCGCAGTACTTCGAGGGGCGGGCCCGGCCCGCCACTGTCCGCTGGGTCACCAACCAGAACACCCGCTGGGGCTCATGCACCCCCGCGGAGGGCAGCATCCGGCTCTCGCACCGCCTGCGGGACATGCCCGAGTACGTCGTCGACTACGTCCTGCTGCACGAGCTCGCGCATCTGCTGGTCCCCGGGCACGGCCCCCGCTTCTGGCGGCTCCTGGAGGCCTATCCGCGCACGGAGCGGGCCCGCGGTTACCTCGAGGGCGTGGTCGCCGCAGGGCGGCTGCCGCACCAGCCCGAACCGCCGGGCGAGCAGGTCCGCGGCGACGCTTGA
- a CDS encoding TerD family protein, with translation MAREFQRGHKARISDLTAGTDLYVGVQIAGPGLTFDISCFGLDADERLSDDRYFVFFNQPNTPEESIQLLGAQAGDTESFRVTLDRIPPHIQKLSFTATLDGAGQMSQIGPGYLRIVAGGEEVARYPFSGSEFSTERAVMLGDFYLKDVWRFAAVGQGFDGGLDALLKNFGGEVAEEEAPAPQQSQPPQAGAAPGFAPPPQTTAPPAFGAPAAPVPPQPPAPVPQPAAQGFAPPQGPGTPPSAPAPAPSVHAAPTIVAPLNTPPTGTVPPPAPAPYAQPPGPPGPPPGYGQPPPAPSAPMPSGYGQQGPPAPPGYGQQPPQAPTGYGQVPGAPGAPGAPSPYGVPQGAPQGGAGVTAALQAYREAPTGLRWTPQNQKLVRVDLGVGGQPVLARQGSMVLYQGKVDFGYKGAGFAGRIVGNATGQEMQLMRCTGQGQVFLAEGAAHLHPVELQGDAICVSAENVLAFDESLQYEVRRIEGHGIPGGALFTMQFQGTGTLVVKTHGTPVVLPVTPTTFADCNAVVAWSAASQVIVSSQVRMRRNAYPGDTGESVNLQFRGAPGNFIVVQPYEV, from the coding sequence ATGGCCAGGGAATTCCAACGCGGCCACAAGGCCCGGATCAGTGACCTCACCGCGGGAACCGATCTGTACGTGGGTGTGCAGATCGCCGGCCCCGGACTGACGTTCGACATCAGTTGCTTCGGGCTCGACGCCGACGAGCGGCTCTCGGACGATCGGTACTTCGTCTTCTTCAACCAGCCGAACACGCCCGAGGAGTCCATTCAGCTGCTCGGCGCACAGGCGGGTGACACCGAGTCCTTCCGGGTGACGCTGGACCGGATACCGCCCCACATCCAGAAGCTGTCGTTCACCGCGACGCTCGACGGCGCCGGCCAGATGTCCCAGATCGGCCCCGGCTATCTGCGCATCGTCGCGGGCGGCGAGGAAGTCGCCCGCTACCCGTTCAGCGGCTCCGAGTTCAGCACCGAGCGGGCCGTCATGCTCGGCGACTTCTACCTGAAGGACGTCTGGCGGTTCGCGGCCGTGGGCCAGGGCTTCGACGGCGGTCTCGACGCGCTGCTGAAGAACTTCGGTGGCGAGGTGGCCGAGGAGGAGGCACCGGCACCGCAGCAGTCCCAGCCGCCACAGGCCGGCGCCGCTCCCGGTTTCGCCCCGCCGCCCCAGACCACCGCGCCCCCGGCCTTCGGCGCCCCCGCCGCCCCGGTGCCCCCACAGCCCCCGGCGCCCGTGCCGCAGCCCGCCGCACAGGGCTTCGCACCGCCCCAGGGCCCGGGCACACCACCGTCCGCCCCGGCGCCCGCACCCTCGGTGCACGCCGCGCCGACCATCGTCGCGCCGCTGAACACCCCGCCCACCGGCACCGTGCCGCCCCCCGCTCCCGCCCCGTACGCGCAGCCGCCCGGCCCGCCCGGACCGCCGCCCGGCTACGGACAGCCGCCCCCCGCCCCGTCGGCCCCGATGCCGTCCGGCTACGGCCAGCAGGGCCCGCCCGCGCCCCCCGGCTACGGACAGCAGCCCCCGCAGGCACCGACCGGCTACGGGCAGGTTCCAGGAGCCCCCGGCGCCCCCGGTGCGCCTTCCCCCTACGGCGTGCCCCAGGGCGCCCCGCAGGGCGGAGCGGGTGTCACCGCGGCGCTCCAGGCCTACCGCGAGGCCCCCACCGGCCTCCGCTGGACGCCGCAGAACCAGAAGCTCGTCCGCGTCGACCTCGGCGTCGGCGGCCAGCCCGTGCTGGCCCGCCAGGGCAGCATGGTGCTCTACCAGGGCAAGGTCGACTTCGGCTACAAGGGCGCGGGCTTCGCCGGCCGCATCGTCGGCAACGCCACCGGCCAGGAGATGCAGCTCATGCGCTGCACCGGCCAGGGCCAGGTGTTCCTCGCCGAGGGTGCCGCCCATCTGCACCCCGTCGAACTCCAAGGCGACGCGATCTGCGTCTCCGCGGAGAACGTCCTCGCCTTCGACGAGTCCCTCCAGTACGAGGTCCGCCGCATCGAGGGCCACGGCATCCCCGGCGGCGCGCTGTTCACCATGCAGTTCCAGGGCACCGGCACACTCGTCGTCAAGACGCACGGCACGCCGGTGGTGCTCCCGGTGACACCGACCACGTTCGCCGACTGCAACGCGGTCGTCGCCTGGTCCGCCGCCTCCCAGGTGATCGTCTCCAGCCAGGTGCGGATGCGGCGCAACGCCTACCCCGGAGACACCGGGGAGAGCGTCAACCTGCAGTTCCGCGGCGCGCCCGGCAACTTCATCGTCGTCCAGCCGTACGAGGTCTAG
- a CDS encoding AIM24 family protein, translated as MNQQLAGYAPAPATARMENHGSHMLKVAMQSGSDLLARVGSMVAYEGFVQYEPNPPAVRQIARDWATGEGAPLMKCSGDGLLYLADYGADVVVINLNGDAISVNATNLLAFDAHLSWGVERVKGLAKFAGQGLWNTKISGQGWVALTSRGTPIVVDCGGGEDETYVDPDALVAWSPNLKVKGKRSFKASSLIGRGSGEAYQMAFSGQGIVVVQPSEDSTDRLRIRG; from the coding sequence ATGAACCAGCAGCTCGCGGGCTACGCTCCCGCACCCGCCACCGCCCGTATGGAGAACCACGGCAGCCACATGCTCAAGGTCGCCATGCAGAGCGGAAGCGACCTCCTCGCGCGTGTCGGCTCGATGGTCGCCTACGAGGGCTTCGTCCAGTACGAGCCCAACCCGCCGGCGGTGCGGCAGATCGCCCGTGACTGGGCAACCGGCGAGGGCGCGCCCCTGATGAAGTGCTCCGGGGACGGCCTGCTCTACCTCGCCGACTACGGGGCGGACGTCGTCGTCATCAACCTCAACGGTGACGCGATCTCCGTCAACGCCACCAATCTGCTCGCCTTCGACGCGCACCTTTCCTGGGGCGTCGAACGCGTCAAGGGGCTCGCCAAGTTCGCCGGTCAGGGCCTGTGGAACACGAAGATCTCAGGGCAGGGGTGGGTCGCGCTGACCTCCCGGGGCACCCCGATCGTCGTCGACTGCGGCGGCGGCGAGGACGAGACGTACGTCGACCCCGACGCGCTCGTCGCCTGGTCCCCGAACCTCAAGGTGAAGGGGAAGCGCAGTTTCAAGGCGTCCTCGCTCATCGGGCGGGGCAGCGGCGAGGCCTATCAGATGGCGTTCTCCGGGCAGGGCATCGTCGTGGTGCAGCCCAGCGAGGACAGCACCGACCGCCTCCGGATCCGGGGCTGA
- a CDS encoding AIM24 family protein: MQSSLFAHNDQQTQERYSLQNPQLLRVVLEGHDDVLARKGTMVAYQGLVEFDAEYQHGGQRRARAHTGEGLNLMRCHGQGTVYLANLAQHVHLVDVEQDGLTVDSAYVLAMDSSLHHEVVAVDSQYGISGSGKYQLNITGGGKVALMTSGAPLMMQVTPDKYVNCDADAIVAWSTGLRVQMQAQTHSSGVWRRRGNTGEGWELSFMGSGYALVQPSELLPPQNAAIGQGLAAQFGMGQQGARGQNQGNVWS, from the coding sequence ATGCAGAGTTCTCTTTTCGCCCACAACGACCAGCAGACCCAGGAGCGCTACAGCCTGCAGAACCCGCAGCTGCTGCGCGTCGTCCTGGAAGGGCACGACGACGTCCTCGCCCGCAAGGGCACCATGGTCGCCTACCAGGGACTGGTCGAGTTCGACGCCGAGTACCAGCACGGCGGGCAGCGGCGCGCGCGTGCGCACACCGGCGAGGGCCTGAACCTGATGCGCTGCCACGGCCAGGGCACCGTCTACCTCGCCAACCTGGCCCAGCACGTGCACCTGGTGGACGTCGAGCAGGACGGCCTCACCGTCGACAGCGCCTACGTCCTCGCCATGGACTCCTCGCTGCACCACGAGGTCGTCGCCGTCGACAGCCAGTACGGCATCTCCGGCTCCGGCAAGTACCAGCTCAACATCACCGGAGGCGGCAAGGTCGCCCTGATGACCTCCGGCGCCCCCCTGATGATGCAGGTCACGCCCGACAAGTACGTCAACTGCGATGCCGACGCGATCGTCGCCTGGTCCACCGGGCTGCGCGTGCAGATGCAGGCCCAGACGCACTCCTCGGGGGTGTGGCGCCGCCGCGGCAACACGGGTGAGGGCTGGGAGCTCAGCTTCATGGGCAGCGGTTACGCGCTCGTCCAGCCCAGCGAACTGCTGCCGCCCCAGAACGCGGCGATCGGCCAGGGCCTCGCCGCCCAGTTCGGCATGGGCCAACAGGGCGCCCGCGGCCAGAACCAGGGCAACGTCTGGAGCTGA
- a CDS encoding NUDIX hydrolase translates to MSLHDDAVLVLKEYERQDPEQGALRRTYLDHLAAHPDGMWKACRDGHITASAMVIDPSGGRVLLTLHRKLRIWLQMGGHCEPEDASLAASALREATEESGIAGLTLLPGGPVRLDRHRTPCAWHLDVQYAALAPAGAVEAISEESLDLRWFPYDAVADVADDSVVRLLAGTRARL, encoded by the coding sequence GTGAGCCTTCACGACGACGCGGTCCTGGTCCTCAAGGAGTACGAGCGCCAGGACCCGGAGCAGGGCGCGCTGCGCCGAACGTATCTGGACCACCTCGCCGCCCATCCGGACGGCATGTGGAAGGCGTGCCGGGACGGGCACATCACGGCGAGTGCCATGGTGATCGACCCCTCGGGCGGGCGTGTGCTGCTGACCCTGCACCGCAAGCTGCGCATCTGGCTGCAGATGGGCGGCCACTGCGAGCCCGAGGACGCCTCCCTGGCGGCGTCGGCACTGCGCGAGGCGACGGAGGAATCCGGCATCGCGGGGCTCACCCTGCTGCCGGGCGGGCCGGTGCGCCTGGACCGGCACCGGACTCCGTGCGCGTGGCACCTCGACGTCCAGTACGCGGCACTCGCCCCCGCGGGAGCGGTCGAAGCGATCAGCGAGGAGTCGCTCGACCTGCGCTGGTTCCCCTACGACGCGGTGGCGGACGTGGCGGACGACTCGGTCGTACGGCTGCTGGCGGGCACACGCGCCAGGCTGTGA
- a CDS encoding zinc-dependent metalloprotease, producing the protein MSDTPFGFGLPPEEPDDGDEGKKKDQQSGGGQGPAHPFGFGSPGAGGAGADNPFAAMFGSLNPSDLGAAFQQLGQMLSYEGGPVNWDMAQQIARQTVAQGTPNGTKDASVGPAERAAVQEAVRLADLWLDDATSLPSGAGTAVAWSRAEWVEATLPVWKDLVDPVAERVGAAMGDVLPEEMQAMAGPLIGMMRSMGGAMFGTQIGQAVGVLAGEVVGSTDIGLPLGPAGRAALLPLNIEAFGKDLGVPMEEVRLYLALREAAHQRLFAHVPWLRSHLFGAVEGYARGIKVDTAKLEDVVGQFDPQNPEELQQALQQGMFQPEDTPEQKAALARLETALALVEGWVDAVVHAAAKPRLSSADALRETLRRRRASGGPAEQTFATLIGLELRPRRLRDASRLWASLTDARGVDGRDALWAHPDMLPTASDLDDPDGFVHREQMDFSELDKMLGEAAHKPDLSKGEGGKDEGGRDDAADGDDGKGDGAE; encoded by the coding sequence GTGAGTGACACCCCATTCGGATTCGGCCTTCCGCCGGAGGAGCCGGACGACGGCGACGAGGGCAAGAAGAAGGACCAGCAGAGCGGTGGTGGTCAGGGACCGGCCCATCCGTTCGGTTTCGGGTCGCCCGGAGCCGGCGGCGCCGGCGCCGACAACCCGTTCGCAGCAATGTTCGGTTCCCTGAACCCCAGCGATCTGGGAGCCGCCTTCCAGCAGCTCGGCCAGATGCTCTCCTACGAGGGCGGGCCGGTGAACTGGGACATGGCCCAGCAGATCGCCCGCCAGACGGTCGCCCAGGGCACACCGAACGGCACCAAGGACGCGAGCGTGGGCCCCGCCGAGCGCGCGGCGGTCCAGGAGGCCGTCCGGCTGGCCGACCTGTGGCTCGACGACGCGACGTCCCTGCCGTCCGGTGCGGGCACCGCCGTGGCCTGGAGCCGCGCGGAGTGGGTCGAGGCGACCCTGCCGGTGTGGAAGGACCTGGTGGACCCGGTCGCCGAGCGCGTCGGCGCGGCCATGGGCGATGTCCTGCCGGAGGAGATGCAGGCCATGGCCGGCCCCCTCATCGGCATGATGCGCTCCATGGGCGGCGCCATGTTCGGCACCCAGATCGGACAGGCCGTGGGCGTCCTCGCGGGCGAGGTCGTCGGCTCGACCGACATCGGTCTGCCGCTCGGCCCGGCCGGCAGGGCCGCGCTGCTGCCGCTGAACATCGAGGCGTTCGGCAAGGACCTGGGCGTGCCCATGGAGGAGGTACGGCTGTACCTGGCGCTGCGCGAGGCCGCCCACCAGCGGCTGTTCGCCCATGTGCCGTGGCTGCGCTCGCACCTGTTCGGCGCCGTCGAGGGATACGCACGCGGGATCAAGGTCGACACCGCGAAGCTGGAGGACGTGGTCGGCCAGTTCGACCCGCAGAACCCCGAGGAGCTGCAGCAGGCCCTTCAGCAGGGCATGTTCCAGCCGGAGGACACCCCGGAGCAGAAGGCCGCCCTGGCCCGCCTGGAGACGGCGCTGGCGCTCGTCGAGGGCTGGGTGGACGCGGTGGTGCACGCGGCGGCCAAGCCGCGCCTGTCCTCGGCGGACGCGCTGCGCGAGACGCTGCGCCGGCGCCGCGCCTCGGGCGGCCCGGCCGAGCAGACGTTCGCCACGCTGATCGGTCTGGAGCTGCGCCCGCGCCGGCTGCGGGACGCCTCCCGGCTGTGGGCGTCGCTGACCGACGCGCGCGGGGTGGACGGCCGGGACGCGCTGTGGGCGCACCCGGACATGCTGCCGACCGCCTCCGACCTGGACGACCCGGACGGCTTCGTGCACCGCGAGCAGATGGACTTCTCCGAGCTCGACAAGATGCTCGGTGAGGCGGCGCACAAGCCCGACCTGAGCAAGGGCGAGGGCGGCAAGGACGAGGGCGGCAGGGACGACGCCGCGGACGGGGACGACGGCAAGGGCGACGGCGCCGAGTGA
- a CDS encoding SDR family oxidoreductase produces MSSPDPQVRAARNHTTGPAGRGPVVAVTGAATGVGALLTERLAASDEIGRVIALDERRGECAAAEWHVLDIRDPAVAEKLRGADVVVHLALDLDLETDAAARTAYNVRGTQTVLTAAAAAGVHRAVLCTSAMVYGALPDNELPLSEDAELRATAEATGVGDLLEIERLARRAPRAHPGLNVTVVRPAVLVGGTDTALTRYFESPRLLVVAGSRPAWQFCHVEDLCGALEYAVLEKADGELAVGCDGWLEQEEVEELSGIRRMELPSAVALGAAARLHRIGLTPSPAGDLAYTMYPWVVSGSRLHDAGWRPRWTNEEVLAALLEEVSGRHTVAGRRLGRKDATAAGAAGATVALLGAAAVVRRARKARRR; encoded by the coding sequence GTGAGTTCCCCAGATCCGCAGGTTCGCGCAGCGCGAAACCACACAACCGGCCCCGCGGGCCGCGGCCCCGTCGTCGCGGTCACCGGTGCCGCGACCGGCGTCGGTGCCCTGCTCACCGAGCGGCTCGCCGCCTCGGACGAGATCGGACGGGTGATCGCGCTCGACGAGCGGCGGGGGGAGTGCGCCGCCGCCGAGTGGCACGTCCTCGACATCCGCGACCCGGCCGTCGCGGAGAAACTGCGCGGCGCGGACGTCGTCGTCCACCTGGCGCTCGACCTGGACCTCGAGACCGACGCGGCCGCCCGTACGGCCTACAACGTCCGGGGGACGCAGACCGTGCTGACCGCCGCCGCGGCGGCCGGGGTGCACCGGGCGGTGCTGTGCACCTCCGCGATGGTCTACGGGGCGCTGCCGGACAACGAACTGCCGCTGTCCGAGGACGCGGAGCTGCGGGCCACCGCCGAGGCGACCGGGGTGGGCGACCTGCTGGAGATCGAACGTCTCGCCCGGCGGGCCCCGCGCGCCCACCCCGGCCTCAATGTGACCGTCGTCCGGCCCGCCGTGCTGGTCGGCGGCACGGACACCGCGCTGACCCGGTACTTCGAGTCGCCCCGGCTGCTCGTCGTCGCCGGGTCGCGGCCCGCCTGGCAGTTCTGCCACGTCGAGGACCTGTGCGGGGCGCTGGAGTACGCCGTCCTGGAGAAGGCCGACGGGGAACTCGCTGTCGGGTGCGACGGCTGGCTGGAGCAGGAGGAGGTCGAGGAGCTCAGCGGGATCCGGCGGATGGAGCTGCCGTCGGCCGTGGCACTGGGCGCGGCGGCGCGGCTGCACCGCATCGGGCTCACCCCGTCGCCCGCGGGTGACCTCGCGTACACGATGTACCCCTGGGTGGTGAGCGGGAGCCGGCTGCACGACGCGGGCTGGCGGCCGCGCTGGACCAACGAGGAGGTCCTCGCGGCGCTCCTTGAGGAGGTCTCCGGGCGGCACACGGTGGCCGGACGCCGGCTGGGCCGCAAGGACGCGACGGCGGCGGGCGCGGCGGGAGCCACGGTGGCGCTGCTGGGCGCGGCGGCGGTGGTCCGGCGGGCCCGCAAGGCGCGACGGCGCTAG
- a CDS encoding molybdenum cofactor biosynthesis protein MoaE: MAGIQEHPGERAAGDPIKLLGIRDTPLSVDEVFRAVGDDAAGGTALFVGTVRDHDGGADVDALSYSCHPSAEAELRRVAEKVVADYPVRALAAVHRVGDLNIGDLAVVVAVACPHRGEAFEACRRLIDDLKHEVPIWKHQRFSDGTEEWVGADAC, from the coding sequence ATGGCTGGTATCCAGGAGCACCCCGGTGAGCGCGCGGCCGGGGATCCCATCAAGTTGCTCGGCATCCGTGACACACCGCTCTCCGTCGACGAGGTGTTCCGGGCCGTGGGGGACGACGCGGCCGGCGGGACCGCGCTGTTCGTGGGCACCGTGCGTGACCACGACGGAGGGGCCGATGTGGACGCCCTGTCGTACTCGTGCCACCCGTCCGCAGAGGCCGAGCTGCGGCGCGTCGCCGAGAAGGTCGTCGCCGACTACCCGGTGCGCGCGCTGGCCGCGGTCCACCGTGTGGGAGACCTGAACATCGGTGACCTCGCCGTCGTCGTCGCCGTGGCCTGTCCGCACCGGGGCGAGGCCTTCGAGGCGTGCCGCCGGCTGATCGACGACCTGAAGCACGAGGTCCCCATATGGAAGCACCAGCGGTTCTCGGACGGAACGGAGGAGTGGGTGGGCGCCGACGCCTGCTGA
- a CDS encoding PDZ domain-containing protein — translation MPRRTATMLASTLMLIALLCAGVFIKVPYSEMSPGPTVNTLGDHDGEPVLQISGRKTYGTSGHLNMTTVRVTSADYRMNLVEAVYGWLAHDDKVVPHNTLYPDGKTEEQSTQENAEEFSQSQESAKVAALKELGIPVDSWVIVSTVLKDSPAEGRLHAGDVIKAVDGTAVKAPDDVADLVTKHKPGEKVTFTVVPAKVHAAAEKEHRKVTTTQKVTITTATSDDTGTARAIVGISAGTDHTFPFSIDIKLADVGGPSAGLMFALGIYDKLTPGSLTGGTFVAGTGTIDDAGKVGPIGGVEMKTVGARDKGARYFLTPKDNCAAAAKDTPDGLTLVRVNTIGDALGALKDIQGGHTDALPKCTSKG, via the coding sequence ATGCCACGCCGCACCGCGACGATGCTCGCCTCCACCTTGATGCTGATCGCGCTCCTGTGTGCGGGAGTGTTCATCAAAGTGCCGTACTCGGAGATGTCCCCGGGGCCCACGGTGAACACGCTCGGCGACCACGACGGCGAGCCGGTGCTGCAGATCTCCGGGCGCAAGACCTACGGGACGAGCGGTCATCTGAACATGACGACCGTCCGGGTCACCAGTGCCGACTACAGGATGAACCTCGTGGAGGCCGTCTACGGGTGGCTCGCGCACGACGACAAGGTCGTGCCGCACAACACGCTCTACCCGGACGGCAAGACGGAGGAGCAGTCCACCCAGGAGAACGCGGAGGAGTTCAGCCAGTCCCAGGAGAGTGCGAAGGTGGCCGCCCTCAAGGAACTCGGAATCCCCGTCGACTCCTGGGTGATCGTCTCCACCGTCCTCAAGGACTCCCCGGCCGAGGGCAGGCTGCACGCCGGTGACGTGATCAAGGCCGTCGACGGCACCGCGGTGAAGGCTCCCGACGATGTCGCCGACCTGGTCACCAAGCACAAGCCGGGCGAGAAGGTCACCTTCACCGTCGTCCCGGCCAAGGTGCACGCCGCCGCCGAGAAGGAACACCGCAAGGTGACGACGACGCAGAAAGTGACGATCACCACCGCCACCTCCGACGACACGGGCACCGCGCGCGCCATCGTCGGGATCTCCGCCGGAACCGATCACACGTTCCCGTTCTCCATCGACATCAAGCTCGCCGACGTCGGCGGACCGAGCGCCGGACTGATGTTCGCCCTCGGCATCTACGACAAGCTCACCCCCGGCAGCCTGACCGGCGGCACCTTCGTGGCGGGCACCGGGACCATCGACGACGCGGGCAAGGTGGGCCCCATCGGCGGCGTGGAGATGAAGACCGTCGGGGCGCGCGACAAGGGCGCCCGCTACTTCCTGACGCCGAAGGACAACTGCGCCGCCGCCGCGAAGGACACCCCCGACGGGCTCACGCTCGTCAGGGTGAACACCATCGGCGACGCCCTCGGCGCCCTCAAGGACATCCAGGGCGGCCACACCGACGCCCTGCCGAAGTGCACCTCGAAGGGGTAG
- a CDS encoding PPA1309 family protein has product MSNTPMAANPLTRAVLEIDEYVSGLGWDQPARLFALVDTARLRAQEPSLAAQLGLDDAPETTGLTPIEQEEIAADRPLDEFLGTIAWPDSVVGCALTVERLMLPPSAETAVPDDLDGARLNQWVAEHPARQEVRMTVAVLRDGTRESALRLREKDAPSEVLTGADLVPGLAEALAATFED; this is encoded by the coding sequence ATGTCCAACACTCCCATGGCAGCGAACCCGCTCACCCGGGCCGTACTCGAGATCGACGAGTACGTCTCGGGCCTCGGCTGGGACCAGCCCGCTCGCCTTTTCGCCCTCGTCGACACCGCCCGGCTGCGGGCCCAGGAACCCTCCCTCGCGGCCCAGCTCGGCCTGGACGACGCACCGGAGACCACCGGTCTCACCCCCATCGAACAGGAGGAGATCGCCGCCGACCGGCCGCTGGACGAGTTCCTCGGCACCATCGCCTGGCCCGACTCGGTGGTCGGCTGCGCGCTCACGGTGGAGCGTCTGATGCTTCCGCCGTCCGCGGAGACCGCGGTCCCCGACGACCTGGACGGGGCCCGGCTGAATCAGTGGGTCGCCGAGCATCCGGCCCGGCAGGAGGTGCGCATGACCGTCGCCGTGCTGCGGGACGGAACCCGTGAGTCGGCGCTGCGGCTGCGTGAGAAGGACGCGCCCTCGGAGGTGCTCACCGGGGCGGACCTGGTGCCGGGGCTGGCGGAGGCGCTGGCGGCGACGTTCGAGGACTGA